From one Excalfactoria chinensis isolate bCotChi1 chromosome 9, bCotChi1.hap2, whole genome shotgun sequence genomic stretch:
- the PHC3 gene encoding polyhomeotic-like protein 3 isoform X4: protein MENESSTTTCSASTTTITTTSTSRTQLPQISVYSGSDRHAVQVIQQALHRPPSSAAQYLQQMYAAQQQHLMLQTAALQQQHLSSTQFQSLATVPQIISRSQTSNTTSSSITQQTMLLGSTSPTLSASQAQMYLRAQMLIFTPATTVAAVQSDIPVVSSSSSSSCQSAATQVQNLTLRSQKLGVLSSSQNGPPKSSSQTQSLSLCANKPATSTKGNQPESSESNRKGDSPAPESRNTPVTRTSSIHQLITPASYSPLQPHSLVKHQQIPLHSPPSKISHHQLILQQQQQVQPIALQAPSGQEPPPSQHCLPLPSHSLPPAPSSVQSHCSPIHIHPPPLPLSPTPSQSAQQSVVVSPPPSHSPSQSPTIIIHPQALIQSQANSLVPATLQAEQSAPQQTTTSPVRPIAQPLNLPSHLPLPPSPAVHIGPVDQPSLVSPGQQIVSSTPHQQYSALQSTPIPLAAPPHLSTSSTQIQQLPLQSVQSLQVQPEILSQGQVLVQNTLVSEEELPAAEALVQLPFQTLPPPQTVAVNLQVQPSVPIETPVIYQVENVCEEEMPEESDCVNMVRTPTPPTLSPPAITLGNGDALNSEEPLSDHAGLPSATSSVSASVIKSPSDPSHASIPPPPLLLPAATTRSSSTSMPNSIPSLENKPPQAIVKPQILTHVIEGFVIQEGLEPFPVSRSSLLVEQPAEKRLLVEGQIMSVMCVESDLQNSKHADNSSDTEIEDMIAEEGLDEIENELLKCEFCGKMGYPNKFLRSKRFCSTSCAKRHSLSCTKKFGLFASDKTNRWNRKSDSQSLGRRGRRPSGPDGAPRDHFLRQLPVTYPSAEEDMASHEDAVPTAMTTRLRRQSERERELRELRIRKLPESINLLPVVQSDPSVWTVDEVWAFIRSLPGCQDIADEFRAQEIDGQALLLLKEDHLMSAMNIKLGPALKICARINSLKES, encoded by the exons ATGGAGAATGAGTCAAGCACAACAACATGTTCTGCATCTACAACCACCATTACTACCACCTCCACGTCCCGGACACAGCTCCCACAGATATCTGTCTACAGTGGCTCTGACAGGCATGCTGTCCAG GTTATTCAGCAGGCCTTGCATCGTCCTCCTAGCTCAGCTGCTCAGTACCTCCAGCAGATGtatgcagcccagcagcagcatctaATGCTGCAgactgctgctttgcagcagcagcacttaaGCAGTACCCAGTTTCAGAGTCTGGCAACTGTACCACAG ATAATAAGCCGTTCACAGACCTCCaacaccaccagcagcagtaTTACCCAGCAGACTATGTTGCTAGGGAGTACCTCTCCTACCCTGAGTGCAAGCCAGGCTCAGATGTATCTCCGAGCACAGATG CTGATTTTTACCCCTGCGACCACTGTGGCTGCTGTCCAGTCTGACATTCCTGTTGTctcttcatcttcctcatcGTCCTGTCAGTCTGCAGCTACTCAG GTTCAGAACTTGACGTTGCGCAGTCAGAAGTTGGGTGTATTGTCAAGTTCACAGAACGGTCCACCAAAAAGCAGCAGTCAAACTCAGTCGTTGTCTTTGTGTGCTAATAAACCTGCAACCAGCACCAAGGGCAACCAGCCAGAATCCTCAGAAAGCAATAGAAAAGGTGATAGCCCAGCGCCAGAGAGCCGGAATACACCGGTCACACGGACATCAAGCATACATCAGTTAATAACACCAG CTTCATATTCTCCATTACAGCCCCATTCTCTAGTAAAACATCAGCAGATCCCACTTCATTCACCGCCTTCCAAAATTTCCCATCATCAGCTGAtactgcaacagcagcagcaagtccAGCCGATCGCACTTCAGGCTCCTTCTGGACAGGAGCCCCCTCCGTCACAACACTGTCTTCCACTCCCAAGCCATAGTCTTCCTCCAGCTCCTAGCAGCGTGCAGTCTCATTGCTCACCTATTCACATCCATCCTCCACCTCTACCGCTGTCTCCCACTCCATCCCAGTCAGCTCAGCAGTCAGTAGTGGTATCCCCTCCACCTTCCCACTCCCCTAGTCAGTCACCCACAATAATTATTCATCCTCAAGCACTTATCCAGTCACAGGCAAACTCTCTTGTGCCAGCAACTCTTCAGGCAGAGCAGTCTGCCCCTCAACAAACTACTACCAGTCCAGTGCGACCAATTGCCCAGCCACTTAATCTTCCATCTCACCTCCCGCTTCCACCTTCCCCTGCCGTACACATAGGACCAGTAGATCAGCCCAGCTTGGTTTCCCCAGGCCAGCAGATAGTGTCCTCCACACCACACCAACAATATTCAGCCTTGCAGTCCACACCTATCCCTCTTGCAGCTCCTCCACATCTGTCAACATCTTCAACCCAGATACAACAACTGCCATTGCAATCTGTACAGTCTTTACAAGTGCAGCCTGAAATTCTATCTCAGGGCCAAGTTTTGGTTCAAAACACTTTGGTTTCTGAGGAAGAActtcctgctgcagaagctTTGGTCCAGCTGCCATTTCAAACTCTTCCACCACCTCAGACTGTTGCAGTAAATCTTCAAGTTCAGCCATCAGTACCAATTGAAACACCAGTG ATTTACCAAGTGGAGAATGTATGTGAAGAAGAGATGCCTGAAGAGTCTGATTGTGTCAATATGGTTAGAACGCCTACGCCACCAACCTTGTCTCCACCAGCAATAACCTTGGGGAATGGAGACGCACTTAATTCAGAAGAGCCTTTATCAG accaTGCAGGACTACCTTCAGCGACATCATCAGTCAGTGCCTCAGTAATTAAATCTCCATCTGATCCGTCACATGCTTCTATCCCACCACCACCTCTTTTGCTTCCAGCTGCAACAACAAGGAGTAGCAGCACGTCAATGCCCAACAGCATTCCTAGTCTAGAAAATAAACCTCCACAGGCTATTGTTAAACCACAGATCCTAACTCATGTTATTGAAGGCTTTGTGATTCAGGAGGGATTGGAACCATTTCCT GTAAGTCGTTCATCTTTGCTGGtagagcagcctgcagaaaaaaGATTGCTAGTGGAGGGTCAAATCATGAGTGTTATGTGTGTTGAATCAGACTTGCAGAATTCAAAACATGCAGACAACTCATCGGACACAGAGATAGAGGATATGATTGCAGAAG AGGGCCTGGATGAAATTGAAAATGAACTCCTGAAGTGTGAATTTTGTGGAAAAATGGGATATCCAAACAAATTTCTACGATCAAAACGATTCTGTTCTACATCCTGTGCTAAAAG GCACAGCCTTAGTTGCACTAAGAAATTTGGGCTGTTTGCATCAGACAAGACCAATCGTTGGAATCGGAAATCAGATAGCCAAAGTCTTGGGCGACGCGGGCGTCGACCGAGTGGCCCTGATGGGGCACCACGAGATCATTTTCTTAGACAG CTTCCAGTTACTTATCCGTCTGCAGAAGAAGATATGGCTTCTCATGAAGATGCTGTTCCTACTGCGATGACCACCCGTCTGCGAAGGCAGAGTGAGAGAGAGCGTGAACTTAGGGAGCTAAGAATTAGGAAACTGCCAGAGAGCATTAACTTGTTACCTGTGGTGCAATCAGACCCTTCGGTATGGACTGTTGATGAAGTTTGGGCCTTTATACGTTCTTTGCCTG